In Callospermophilus lateralis isolate mCalLat2 chromosome 10, mCalLat2.hap1, whole genome shotgun sequence, a single genomic region encodes these proteins:
- the Cggbp1 gene encoding CGG triplet repeat-binding protein 1: MERFVVTAPPARNRSKTALYVTPLDRVTEFGGELHEDGGKLFCTSCNVVLNHVRKSAISDHLKSKTHTKRKAEFEEQNVRKKQRPLTASLQCNSTAQTEKVSVIQDFVKMCLEANIPLEKADHPAVRAFLSRHVKNGGSIPKSDQLRRAYLPDGYENENQLLNSQDC, translated from the coding sequence ATGGAACGATTTGTAGTAACAGCACCACCTGCCCGAAACCGTTCTAAGACTGCTTTGTATGTGACACCCCTGGATCGCgtcactgagtttggaggtgAGCTTCACGAAGATGGAGGAAAACTCTTCTGCACTTCTTGCAATGTGGTTCTGAATCATGTTCGCAAGTCTGCTATTAGTGATCACCTCAAGTCAAAGACCCATACCAAGAGGAAGGCAGAATTTGAAGAGCAGaatgtgagaaagaagcagagGCCCCTAACTGCATCTCTTCAGTGCAACAGTACTGCGCAAACAGAGAAAGTCAGTGTTATCCAGGACTTTGTGAAAATGTGCCTGGAAGCCAACATCCCCCTTGAGAAGGCTGATCACCCGGCAGTTCGTGCTTTCCTGTCTCGCCATGTGAAGAATGGAGGCTCCATACCTAAGTCAGACCAACTGAGGAGAGCATATCTGCCTGATGGATATGAGAATGAGAATCAGCTCCTCAACTCACAAGATTGTTGA